The following proteins are encoded in a genomic region of Brachypodium distachyon strain Bd21 chromosome 1, Brachypodium_distachyon_v3.0, whole genome shotgun sequence:
- the LOC100821245 gene encoding uncharacterized protein LOC100821245 has product MATSFDRWEKDPFFTAAEEVQESADRMESVYKIWVQERSGGDPQAAAVGGEIADVELRRELRTALGTAKWQLDELERAIRSNDEIVSAGKDTRSRHSDFVEAIGHRILEVENNLNESNVAEGRGTLSWIHLDDDERDDLAAFLSASPLQQKDKVVSIPSAGDIQVGSNATRLRQNISAESSIDSSASADLSLMRAKEDMHRGHRRSVSANADIGSSTISYPNEWEGAAEQSSDGPHKAPLAHIVKTCALTSALKSKPGIKYKNGAVRWARADKQDVEEAIPLRSSQLSQGLDGYSEKSKGCLNTCDGPTCNKKQYGWLGALHRRLQRSQYQIRYGRPIQLIVFALAVLIIFVCVLWTIW; this is encoded by the exons ATGGCGACGTCGTTCGACCGCTGGGAGAAGGACCCCTTCTtcaccgccgccgaggaggtcCAGGAATCCGCCGATCG GATGGAATCGGTGTACAAGATATGGGTGCAGGAGAGGAGCGGGGGCGATccgcaggcggcggccgtcggcggaGAGATCGCAGACGTGGAGCTGCGCCGCGAGCTACGCACTGCTCTCGGCACCGCCAAGTGGCAG CTTGATGAACTTGAGCGAGCAATTAGATCAAACGACGAGATTGTCTCAGCAGGAAAGGATACAAGATCACGTCATAGTGACTTTGTTGAGGCAATTGGCCATCGGATATTAGAGGTTGAGAACAACTTGAATGAATCCAATGTTGCAGAAGGCAGGGGCACACTAAGCTGGATTCACTTGGATGACGATGAACGAGATGACCTTGCAGCTTTCCTATCTGCAAGCCCTCTTCAACAGAAAGATAAAGTTGTTTCAATTCCATCTGCCGGTGATATTCAAGTGGGCAGCAATGCAACAAGGCTAAGGCAAAATATTTCCGCTGAGAGCTCCATTGATTCATCTGCCTCTGCAGATTTGAGTTTAATGAGAGCAAAAGAAGATATGCATCGTGGGCACAGAAGGTCAGTAAGTGCAAATGCTGATATTGGATCGTCGACTATATCATATCCCAATGAATGGGAGGGTGCTGCTGAGCAATCATCTGATGGCCCACACAAAGCACCTCTAGCGCATATTGTGAAAACGTGTGCACTGACAAGTGCCTTGAAATCTAAGCCAGGAATTAAGTACAAAAATGGAGCTGTGAGGTGGGCACGTGCGGACAAACAGGATGTGGAAGAGGCAATCCCTCTCAGAAGTTCTCAATTGAGTCAG GGTTTAGATGGGTACTCTGAGAAAAGCAAGGGTTGCTTAAATACTTGCGATGGGCCTACATGCAATAAGAAACAATATGGTTGGCTTGGAGCACTGCATAGGCGGCTTCAGAGGTCACAGTATCAAATTCGATATGGGCGTCCTATTCAATTAATTGTGTTTGCACTTGCTGTTCTCATAATAT